A segment of the Selenihalanaerobacter shriftii genome:
CCTCCTTTTTAATCTTTAAATATAACTTAACCTAGTTTCTTACATAAGGAGAACCAATTACAGTAATTATAACTTTAACCTCTAACAGAGTACCACTAAATTTTGAATTAAGTCCTATTTCTTTCTTCTCAACTTCTAAATCCACTTCCCAATCTATAGCTCCAGCCTCTTTAACCTTATTAATTGCAATTCTTTTTCCTAAATCTTTAGCATAAGTAATAGCTTCATCTAATTCAATAAATTCTTCTTTTCCTGTAGTATGATGCATAATATGATTCCCTTGCATAGGATTTGGCTTAATTAGTATTTCTTCTTCAATTAATATACTACCTACTGCTGCTCCAATCGCATTGGCTACTTCATAGTTTTGTGGTAAAATCACATCTGTATGAAGATATCTATCTAAATCTTTGAGATAAGCTTGAGCCGGAGCTCCTATAGCTATAATCGGTAATTTAGGTTTAAAATCCCAATTAAAGTTATTAGAAATATTATTTATCGAAAGATTTAAAAGTGATTCACATATTTCACATTTGTCATCTTCATAGTTATCATATTCTTGAGTGATTAAATAATTAGCAATCTCTTTAGCACTCTTTTTAATTACATCATCTGTTATCTGTACTGCTAATGCATCCCCATCTGTTAACATTTCATCAACTAAAATATTAAAACCTAATTCTGCCGCTTCATTATTCCATTTATCGTATTTATTTAAAACATGCAAAATATCTGTTGGGGTCAAACCAATTCTTTTAATAACCTCTAATCTTTCTAAACTTTTTACTTTTAAAAACTTATTACTAATTATGTCTAATTCATTAGTAATCTGTCTTAAAGATTTAGGGCCACCTTCTAATAATTTTATTAATCTCTTTTCTTCTTTACTGAAACTAATATTATCTGGAATACGATTTAATATTAAAAACTCTCTTTGTTGTGAATCTACTTTTCTTCGATTCATTTTTTCTAATTCTATTAAAACTCCATCATCCTTAGTTGCTGCTACGGAATATGGTATCACCCTTTTAGGACCAACATCTAACTTCCTTTCTTGATTGAAGAAAATTCGACTGTCTCCTCCTAAACCGCTAGTTTTAAATTTAATAGCTTCTATACTACTTGACCATCCCTCTATTACTGCACCAGTCGGGTCAAGTTTAGGACGACCATCCTCAATTAAACATATATCAGTAGTCGTTCCACCCATATCTACAATTATCCCATCTTCAACTTCAGCTAATTTTTTAGCCCCAATAGTACTAGCAGCTGGCCCTGATAAGATAGTCTCTATAGGCCTTTTTAGTATTACTTTATCTTTTAATAATGAGCCATCACCTTTCACCACCAACAATGGTGCCT
Coding sequences within it:
- a CDS encoding hydantoinase/oxoprolinase family protein, giving the protein MRVVLGIDTGGTYTDAVIYDREQDELIDKNKALTTHYNLTEGINNCIGGLKQEWFERIEIVSLSTTLATNAIVESNGARVGLLLLGYDQELIEQFKLDEKIPAERIGIVAGRFNIKGKEVEALNIDRIKELGLAWKDKVDVLAVSGYMSVRNPAHEIEAKKILGKLTNLPVVCGHILTNKLNSIKRATTVVLNASLIPIIKDLNDKTKKALQAKGIEAPLLVVKGDGSLLKDKVILKRPIETILSGPAASTIGAKKLAEVEDGIIVDMGGTTTDICLIEDGRPKLDPTGAVIEGWSSSIEAIKFKTSGLGGDSRIFFNQERKLDVGPKRVIPYSVAATKDDGVLIELEKMNRRKVDSQQREFLILNRIPDNISFSKEEKRLIKLLEGGPKSLRQITNELDIISNKFLKVKSLERLEVIKRIGLTPTDILHVLNKYDKWNNEAAELGFNILVDEMLTDGDALAVQITDDVIKKSAKEIANYLITQEYDNYEDDKCEICESLLNLSINNISNNFNWDFKPKLPIIAIGAPAQAYLKDLDRYLHTDVILPQNYEVANAIGAAVGSILIEEEILIKPNPMQGNHIMHHTTGKEEFIELDEAITYAKDLGKRIAINKVKEAGAIDWEVDLEVEKKEIGLNSKFSGTLLEVKVIITVIGSPYVRN